A part of Corynebacterium lactis RW2-5 genomic DNA contains:
- the ramB gene encoding acetate metabolism transcriptional regulator RamB, whose product MSKTYVGSRLRQLRRERDLSQAALAQALGLSASYVNQIEHDVRPLTVPVLLRITDTFGVDATFFSRDDDSRLLAEVQDVVMDKEITKTPMDLQEISEMVRNHPDIARIMVDIHRRYRNVTDKLSLATEGRNFADESASSSVAQALTMPHEEVRDYFYARQNYIDSVDTAAEDLARKLNIAEESTDVVAVLSDRLRDAHGVRISLDSNLGDTQHNLDPRTKTLYLARHLSPGQRAFRMATELGFLEQGDTIAEAVGSGHFMSEESRKLAQRGVATYYAAALILPYEAFHTMAESKRHDIELLSQRYGVGYETICHRLSTMQRPSLRGIPWTFVRVDRAGNMSKRQSATGFHFTHSGGTCPLWNVYETFSYPGKVMRQLALMPDGRPYMWISRTVEHHAARFGQPGKVFAIGLGCEARHAERTVYADGLDLGDLDAATPIGAGCRVCTREACPQRAFPPIHRDIDVNLHKSTVSPY is encoded by the coding sequence ATGTCGAAGACCTATGTGGGCTCCCGGTTGCGCCAACTGCGTCGCGAACGCGACCTCAGCCAGGCCGCCCTCGCTCAAGCGCTCGGTCTATCCGCCAGCTACGTCAACCAGATTGAGCATGATGTCCGTCCGCTGACCGTCCCCGTGCTTCTTCGGATTACCGACACTTTTGGCGTGGACGCTACATTCTTCTCACGCGACGATGACTCCCGACTGCTGGCCGAAGTCCAGGACGTGGTGATGGACAAGGAAATCACCAAGACCCCCATGGACCTCCAGGAAATTTCTGAGATGGTCCGCAATCACCCAGATATCGCACGCATCATGGTCGATATCCACAGGCGCTACCGCAATGTCACTGACAAGCTCTCGCTCGCCACGGAAGGACGAAACTTCGCAGATGAGTCCGCGTCATCGTCCGTAGCACAAGCACTCACGATGCCACACGAAGAGGTCCGCGACTACTTTTACGCTCGCCAAAACTACATCGACTCCGTCGATACCGCCGCAGAAGACTTAGCCCGAAAACTTAACATCGCCGAGGAGTCCACCGACGTTGTAGCTGTTCTCTCCGATAGGCTTCGCGACGCCCACGGCGTCCGCATTAGCCTGGACTCAAATCTGGGGGACACACAGCACAACCTAGACCCACGAACGAAGACTCTGTACCTCGCCCGTCACCTCTCCCCTGGTCAGCGGGCATTCCGCATGGCCACCGAGCTTGGGTTCCTCGAGCAGGGGGACACCATTGCCGAGGCCGTCGGCTCTGGCCATTTCATGTCCGAAGAATCTCGCAAGCTGGCACAGCGGGGTGTGGCCACCTACTATGCTGCGGCCCTCATCCTTCCCTACGAGGCCTTCCACACCATGGCGGAGTCGAAGCGCCACGACATCGAGCTGCTTTCGCAACGCTATGGAGTTGGCTACGAAACAATCTGCCATCGACTGTCCACCATGCAGCGCCCCAGCCTGCGCGGCATTCCTTGGACCTTCGTTCGCGTCGATCGCGCCGGAAACATGTCCAAGCGTCAATCAGCGACCGGTTTCCACTTCACCCACTCAGGCGGTACCTGCCCTCTGTGGAACGTCTACGAAACCTTCTCCTACCCAGGCAAAGTGATGCGCCAGCTGGCACTCATGCCCGACGGCCGCCCTTATATGTGGATTTCCCGCACCGTTGAGCATCACGCCGCCCGTTTCGGCCAGCCCGGCAAAGTCTTCGCCATTGGCCTCGGCTGCGAGGCCCGCCACGCTGAGCGGACCGTCTACGCTGACGGCCTCGACCTCGGCGATCTCGACGCCGCCACCCCCATCGGCGCTGGCTGCCGCGTATGCACACGCGAGGCATGCCCACAGCGCGCTTTTCCACCCATCCACCGCGATATCGACGTCAACCTGCACAAATCCACCGTTTCGCCGTACTAG
- a CDS encoding Ig-like domain repeat protein, whose amino-acid sequence MKNQRISRTSLVLASGLTLAVLLAPAAAADSASASHKDGSSTFTRTVSATSVKPGSEITYTQKFEDTGTQKIYEWKNNVDSCLEYVADSATVQKGSEGAAPLPTDKVQHSDGVTHITSNDSEGFWTYKKDQPYTFSLKYKVTEGCSTDKPLESGFWYKWSASTWFSTREYKPALFKGGPSVTVVDSGKVHTSLALTDIPESAIVNEPIILNAKLSIVEADGNEKTSLSERTVKFIATGTNKELCVAKSSADGSAACEWKPETTGQVSVIAKFDGSDNVLGSSSEAKTINVTVAPPKTPTELKAEPANANGRNQTTISGKAEPGTYIEAIGPGGTRCVAVTDEQGNFSCNLGYLPAVPGTISVTASRDNVRSDMAEVAVNSSTSIFDSFNSPGLPGWKFPESPSLPSPAVSPR is encoded by the coding sequence ATGAAAAATCAAAGGATTTCTCGAACCTCGTTGGTTCTGGCAAGCGGCCTGACGCTAGCCGTGCTGCTGGCTCCTGCCGCAGCTGCTGATAGCGCTTCAGCCTCGCACAAGGATGGAAGTTCCACCTTCACTCGAACCGTTAGTGCCACATCAGTCAAGCCTGGCTCCGAAATCACCTACACCCAGAAGTTTGAAGACACTGGCACTCAGAAGATTTATGAGTGGAAAAACAACGTCGACAGTTGTCTCGAATACGTTGCTGACTCCGCGACTGTTCAAAAAGGATCCGAAGGGGCAGCGCCGCTTCCTACTGACAAGGTACAACACTCCGATGGAGTGACTCACATAACTTCCAATGATTCCGAAGGCTTTTGGACCTACAAGAAGGATCAGCCCTACACCTTTAGCCTTAAATACAAGGTCACGGAGGGGTGCTCCACTGATAAGCCCCTTGAATCGGGGTTCTGGTACAAGTGGAGTGCGTCTACGTGGTTTTCTACCCGTGAATACAAGCCTGCTCTATTCAAAGGTGGCCCATCCGTAACCGTTGTCGACTCCGGCAAGGTACATACCTCGCTTGCGCTCACCGACATTCCCGAAAGCGCTATCGTCAACGAACCCATTATCCTTAACGCAAAGCTCTCAATCGTCGAGGCTGACGGCAACGAGAAGACGTCGTTAAGCGAGCGCACGGTTAAGTTCATTGCTACAGGAACTAACAAAGAATTGTGCGTTGCGAAAAGCTCTGCAGATGGCAGCGCAGCCTGCGAATGGAAGCCGGAAACGACAGGACAAGTTAGCGTCATAGCAAAGTTCGACGGCTCCGACAACGTGCTTGGCAGCAGCTCTGAGGCCAAGACCATCAATGTCACGGTTGCCCCTCCGAAGACTCCCACCGAGCTGAAGGCTGAGCCCGCCAATGCAAACGGCCGGAACCAAACGACCATCAGCGGCAAGGCTGAACCGGGTACGTACATTGAAGCGATTGGGCCGGGCGGCACCCGCTGTGTGGCGGTAACCGACGAGCAGGGCAACTTCTCCTGCAATCTCGGCTACCTACCGGCAGTTCCTGGCACCATTTCGGTAACCGCCTCCCGCGACAATGTGAGGTCGGATATGGCGGAGGTAGCAGTTAACAGCTCTACCAGCATCTTCGATTCCTTCAACTCCCCCGGGCTTCCAGGTTGGAAATTCCCGGAGTCCCCGAGCCTTCCCTCCCCCGCTGTATCACCTCGATAG
- the aceA gene encoding isocitrate lyase, which translates to MSNVGKARTAAEIQKDWDENPRWEGITRDYTAEQVAELQGTVVEENTLARRGAEILWEGVNVKDDSYINALGALTGNMAVQQARAGLKAVYLSGWQVAGDANLSGHTYPDQSLYPANSVPNVVQRINNALLRADEIARIEGDNSVDNWLLPIVADGEAGFGGALNVYELQKAMIKAGAAGTHWEDQLASEKKCGHLGGKVLIPTQQHIRTLTSARLAADVANTPTVIIARTDAEAATLITSDVDDRDKPFITGDRTSEGFYHVKNGLEPCIARAKSYAPYADMIWMETGTPDLELAKKFAEGVKEEFPDQLLAYNCSPSFNWSAHLEKDEIAKFQNELGKMGFKFQFITLAGFHALNYGMFDLAYGYAREQMTAFVDLQNREFEAAKERGFTAVKHQREVGAGYFDKIATTVDPNSSTTALKGSTEEGQFH; encoded by the coding sequence ATGTCTAACGTTGGTAAGGCACGTACCGCCGCCGAAATCCAGAAGGATTGGGACGAGAACCCGCGCTGGGAAGGCATCACCCGCGACTACACCGCTGAGCAGGTTGCTGAGCTCCAGGGCACCGTCGTCGAGGAGAACACCCTCGCTCGCCGTGGCGCTGAAATCCTCTGGGAGGGCGTCAACGTTAAGGATGACTCCTACATCAACGCTCTGGGCGCACTGACCGGCAACATGGCCGTTCAGCAGGCCCGCGCTGGCCTGAAGGCTGTCTACCTCTCCGGTTGGCAGGTCGCTGGTGACGCAAACCTCTCCGGCCACACCTACCCGGACCAGTCCCTGTACCCGGCAAACTCCGTGCCGAACGTTGTGCAGCGCATCAACAACGCTCTGCTGCGCGCCGACGAGATTGCTCGCATCGAGGGCGACAACTCCGTCGACAACTGGCTGCTCCCGATTGTCGCTGACGGTGAGGCCGGCTTCGGTGGCGCTCTGAACGTCTACGAGCTGCAGAAGGCCATGATTAAGGCCGGCGCCGCTGGTACTCACTGGGAGGACCAGCTCGCTTCCGAGAAGAAGTGTGGCCACCTGGGCGGCAAGGTCCTGATTCCGACCCAGCAGCACATCCGCACCCTGACCTCTGCTCGCCTGGCTGCTGACGTCGCCAACACCCCGACCGTTATCATCGCCCGCACTGACGCCGAGGCCGCTACCCTCATCACTTCCGACGTCGACGATCGCGACAAGCCGTTCATCACCGGCGACCGCACCTCCGAGGGCTTCTACCACGTCAAGAACGGCCTCGAGCCCTGCATCGCCCGTGCAAAGTCCTACGCTCCGTACGCCGACATGATCTGGATGGAGACCGGTACTCCGGACCTCGAGCTGGCTAAGAAGTTCGCTGAGGGCGTCAAGGAGGAGTTCCCGGACCAGCTCCTGGCCTACAACTGCTCCCCGTCCTTCAACTGGTCCGCTCACCTCGAGAAGGACGAGATTGCCAAGTTCCAGAACGAGCTGGGCAAGATGGGCTTCAAGTTCCAGTTCATCACCCTGGCTGGCTTCCACGCCCTGAACTACGGCATGTTCGACCTGGCTTACGGCTACGCTCGCGAGCAGATGACCGCATTCGTCGACCTGCAGAACCGCGAGTTCGAGGCTGCCAAGGAGCGCGGCTTCACCGCTGTCAAGCACCAGCGTGAGGTTGGCGCCGGCTACTTCGACAAGATTGCCACCACCGTCGACCCGAACTCCTCCACCACCGCTCTGAAGGGCTCCACCGAGGAAGGCCAGTTCCACTAA
- a CDS encoding malate synthase G, with translation MAQRITAGGLQVAKVLYDFVNETALPAAGIEDKEAFWNGFGDIVAKYTPRNRELLAKRDELQEKLDAWYKEHPGKQDQDAYVAFLKEIGYLVEDPGEYQVTTANVDYEITSTAGPQLVVPVLNARFAINAANARWGSLYDALYGTNAIPEDGGAEKDTPGYNKVRGDRVIAWGRNFLDKALPLVDGSHADVTSYDIVDGHLQVTLEGGATTGLREPETLVGYTGDKAAPESIYFKHNGLHIQLLIDAESPIGKTDKAGVKDIVLEAAVTNIMDLEDSVAAVDAADKTLGYTNWLGLNVGDLKVEFERKGKTLTREINDDRTYTALDGSEVTLHGRSLNLVRNVGHLMQNPAILDRDGEEIFEGIMDSVITAVCAIPGLDQSNARKNSRTGSIYIVKPKQHGPEEAAFTNELFADVEDLLGLERNTMKVGLMDEERRTSVNLDAAIKSVSERVVFINTGFMDRTGDEIHTSIHAGPMFRKAVQKTAPWMLAYEDNNVDAGLAHGLQGKAQIGKGMWAMTEQMAELLEQKIGQPKQGASTAWVPSPTGGVLHATHYHEVDVFGVQDKLLADGRRDTFGDLLTIPVAAAKAGDPGADWSDEDKANELDNNCQSILGYVIRWVEQGVGCSKVPDINDVDLMEDRATLRISSQTLANWLLHGVVTEEQIIDSLQRMAEVVDRQNAGDDAYLPMAPDFDNSIGFQAAKELILDGVNQPAGYTEPILHRRRLEFKKREGIDQD, from the coding sequence ATGGCACAGCGCATTACCGCAGGCGGACTGCAGGTCGCGAAGGTTCTGTACGACTTCGTTAACGAGACCGCGCTCCCGGCTGCAGGCATCGAGGACAAGGAAGCATTCTGGAACGGCTTCGGTGACATCGTCGCCAAGTACACCCCGCGCAACCGGGAGCTGTTGGCCAAGCGCGATGAGCTGCAGGAAAAGCTCGACGCTTGGTACAAGGAGCACCCGGGCAAGCAGGACCAGGATGCTTACGTCGCTTTCCTGAAGGAGATCGGCTACCTGGTTGAGGACCCGGGTGAGTACCAGGTCACCACCGCCAACGTCGATTACGAGATTACTTCCACCGCCGGTCCGCAGCTGGTCGTGCCTGTGCTCAACGCCCGCTTCGCTATCAACGCTGCGAACGCTCGTTGGGGCTCGCTGTACGACGCCCTCTACGGCACCAACGCCATCCCAGAAGACGGCGGCGCAGAGAAGGACACCCCGGGCTACAACAAGGTCCGCGGTGACCGCGTTATCGCATGGGGCCGTAACTTCCTGGACAAGGCTCTGCCGCTGGTTGACGGCTCCCACGCTGACGTCACCTCCTACGACATCGTCGACGGCCACCTGCAGGTGACCCTCGAGGGTGGCGCGACCACTGGTCTGCGCGAGCCGGAGACGCTGGTGGGCTACACCGGCGACAAGGCTGCCCCGGAGTCGATTTACTTCAAGCACAATGGTCTGCACATCCAGCTGCTGATCGATGCCGAGTCCCCGATTGGTAAGACCGACAAGGCTGGTGTCAAGGATATCGTCCTGGAAGCCGCGGTCACCAACATCATGGATTTGGAGGACTCCGTCGCAGCTGTCGATGCCGCCGACAAGACCCTCGGCTACACCAACTGGCTGGGCCTGAACGTCGGCGACCTGAAGGTCGAGTTCGAGCGCAAGGGCAAGACCCTGACCCGCGAGATCAACGACGACCGCACCTACACCGCGCTCGACGGCTCCGAGGTCACCCTCCACGGCCGTTCCCTGAACCTGGTCCGCAACGTCGGCCACCTGATGCAGAACCCGGCTATTCTCGACCGCGATGGCGAGGAAATCTTCGAGGGCATCATGGACTCCGTCATCACCGCCGTCTGTGCGATCCCGGGCCTGGACCAGTCCAACGCCCGCAAGAATTCCCGTACCGGTTCCATCTATATTGTGAAGCCGAAGCAGCACGGCCCGGAAGAGGCTGCGTTCACCAACGAGCTCTTCGCTGATGTTGAGGATTTGCTGGGGCTCGAGCGCAACACCATGAAGGTTGGTCTGATGGATGAGGAGCGTCGCACCTCTGTCAACCTGGACGCCGCCATCAAGTCCGTCTCCGAGCGTGTTGTGTTCATTAACACCGGTTTTATGGATCGCACTGGTGATGAGATCCACACCTCCATCCACGCTGGCCCGATGTTCCGCAAGGCTGTTCAGAAGACCGCCCCGTGGATGCTGGCTTACGAGGACAACAACGTTGACGCTGGTCTGGCTCATGGTCTACAGGGCAAGGCTCAGATTGGTAAGGGTATGTGGGCGATGACTGAGCAGATGGCCGAGCTGCTGGAGCAGAAGATTGGTCAGCCGAAGCAGGGTGCTTCCACCGCGTGGGTTCCGTCCCCGACCGGTGGTGTGTTGCACGCGACTCACTACCACGAGGTTGATGTTTTTGGGGTTCAGGACAAGTTGCTTGCCGACGGCCGCCGCGACACCTTCGGTGACCTGCTGACCATCCCGGTTGCGGCCGCAAAGGCCGGTGACCCGGGCGCGGACTGGTCTGATGAGGACAAGGCCAACGAGCTGGACAACAACTGTCAGTCCATCCTGGGCTACGTGATCCGCTGGGTCGAGCAGGGCGTCGGTTGCTCGAAGGTGCCGGACATCAACGATGTCGATCTGATGGAGGACCGCGCTACACTGCGTATTTCCTCGCAGACGCTGGCCAACTGGTTGCTGCACGGTGTTGTCACCGAGGAGCAGATTATCGATTCGCTGCAGCGCATGGCTGAGGTCGTCGACCGCCAGAACGCAGGCGACGATGCCTACCTGCCGATGGCTCCGGACTTCGACAACTCCATCGGTTTCCAGGCTGCGAAGGAGCTCATCCTTGATGGCGTGAACCAGCCGGCTGGTTACACGGAGCCGATTTTGCATCGTCGTCGCTTGGAGTTTAAGAAGCGAGAGGGTATTGATCAGGACTAG
- a CDS encoding CGNR zinc finger domain-containing protein, with protein sequence MKISSRQPAESLNFVFYGERPCLDFANTLRRRKDPLHPTVDLLDSTANLTNWISASRTRASWAKSLPDFQKVAAEIPISSIQELREAIILLAEHRLNDADCISPKSLESAINTLNRWSKLTPQHFLSIDDCFEGFLLRPTLTPEQVLGFVAQDAAMFFGSKDVKRLKKCSHERCGILFEDRSNGMKRQWCSMKECGNRMKARRHTQKEAAPPASQ encoded by the coding sequence ATGAAAATATCTTCAAGACAACCAGCTGAATCGCTGAACTTTGTGTTCTACGGAGAACGCCCCTGCCTGGATTTCGCTAACACTCTTAGACGACGTAAAGACCCCCTCCACCCGACGGTGGATTTATTAGATTCAACAGCGAATCTGACAAACTGGATTAGCGCCAGTCGCACCAGGGCTTCATGGGCTAAGAGCTTGCCGGATTTTCAGAAGGTAGCAGCCGAAATACCCATCTCTTCGATACAAGAGCTCCGAGAAGCAATAATCCTTCTTGCCGAGCACCGATTGAATGATGCCGATTGTATAAGCCCCAAGAGTCTTGAATCCGCAATAAATACACTTAATAGATGGAGCAAACTGACTCCTCAACACTTTTTGTCAATCGACGATTGCTTTGAAGGCTTTCTACTTCGCCCAACCCTTACGCCTGAACAAGTACTGGGGTTTGTTGCCCAAGATGCAGCCATGTTCTTCGGCAGCAAAGATGTCAAACGCCTCAAGAAATGTTCCCATGAACGCTGCGGAATCCTCTTTGAAGATCGCTCAAACGGAATGAAGAGACAATGGTGCTCGATGAAAGAGTGCGGAAACCGCATGAAAGCTCGTCGGCATACGCAAAAAGAAGCGGCCCCACCAGCTTCCCAATGA
- a CDS encoding MFS transporter, with protein MRDHQYPLGIYALPLVTAFMLPNLVTPLMELLRNEIGFSSGVLTVIFVFYLGGLAPAFLLAPSLGKLWGRKKTQLIACGVGIASCAFYIVGANVGMLLIARILTGLCSGLILVLGPSAVQAVAGKDRAKEATFVATLGIAVGLAGGPLFAGFLAELLPWPTKIVFVLMAVLLALSALVILTEEESPTGPVKSWLPFKGLDTRAGRTIKAGLGAFGPGMTAAAIILALAPTLVAGLGGTAGPLGAGLMAGGMYVMSPIAQTVVRRFTSMTHIRMSLVLIILAMVVFIGAVNTHNLVLLVFSAVLMGAGQGISNLGSFGLIHQHVNPAQIPGSTAVLSLGVYASASIVPLAGGFLIDSEGLEKSGFYMAMGVIVMVLVGSVFARQKYLNPAEKEA; from the coding sequence ATGAGAGACCATCAGTACCCGCTGGGGATATATGCGCTTCCGTTGGTTACTGCCTTCATGCTGCCAAATCTTGTCACTCCGCTCATGGAGCTACTGAGGAATGAGATTGGCTTCTCATCAGGTGTGTTAACCGTGATTTTCGTGTTTTATCTAGGTGGTCTCGCCCCGGCATTTTTGCTCGCTCCGAGTCTCGGGAAGCTATGGGGCAGAAAGAAAACACAACTGATTGCTTGTGGGGTAGGGATCGCGTCCTGCGCTTTTTACATAGTTGGCGCAAATGTTGGGATGCTTCTTATCGCCCGTATTCTTACGGGGTTGTGTTCCGGGCTCATTCTGGTTCTAGGTCCTAGTGCGGTGCAGGCGGTTGCGGGAAAAGACCGTGCTAAAGAAGCCACTTTTGTGGCGACTTTGGGGATTGCGGTTGGTCTTGCTGGAGGTCCTTTATTTGCTGGTTTCTTAGCTGAGCTGTTGCCGTGGCCTACGAAAATAGTCTTCGTGCTTATGGCCGTGCTGTTGGCGCTATCGGCACTCGTCATTCTGACCGAAGAAGAATCCCCGACGGGACCCGTGAAATCTTGGTTGCCTTTTAAGGGGCTAGACACTCGAGCGGGTCGGACCATTAAAGCGGGCCTTGGTGCTTTCGGTCCTGGTATGACAGCAGCGGCAATTATTCTGGCACTAGCGCCGACACTTGTTGCTGGTCTCGGGGGGACAGCAGGGCCCTTGGGTGCAGGTTTGATGGCTGGTGGCATGTATGTGATGAGCCCTATTGCGCAGACGGTGGTTCGTCGATTTACAAGCATGACTCATATTCGTATGTCACTTGTACTGATAATTCTAGCGATGGTCGTCTTTATTGGTGCAGTTAATACTCACAACCTAGTACTTCTCGTATTTAGTGCTGTATTGATGGGCGCAGGCCAGGGAATTAGTAACTTGGGGAGTTTCGGTTTGATCCACCAGCATGTTAATCCGGCGCAGATTCCAGGTAGCACAGCCGTGTTGAGTTTAGGGGTTTACGCCAGTGCAAGCATCGTGCCACTCGCTGGGGGATTCCTAATTGACTCGGAAGGGTTGGAGAAATCCGGTTTTTACATGGCAATGGGGGTCATAGTCATGGTGCTTGTAGGTTCGGTTTTTGCTAGACAGAAGTATTTGAATCCTGCTGAAAAGGAAGCCTGA
- a CDS encoding FAD-dependent oxidoreductase, which yields MRVGIVGAGIAGLALANQLHQKGIEVQIYEKASRLEPVGAGFTIQPSGFKVLEGTVDTESVLATAALVNQSQMMDAEGNLLAVDIMESLSSGAKSYSIHRGDIHEALLKDLSHGDVVKTSMRATNINSDESAAIIQFEDGTSSSFDLIIGADGIRSVARKFVSPEAKLNQSHGIAIRTLVPRSRDDLLFHNFRAWMGQGKVVLTYPVRGGEFLNIACYTDGLPQIDGSWSRPVKPDWLRNEFRGWDPSLTSLLARADSCFSWNLADIEKLQNWNRKRVVLVGDAAHAMVPYLGQGANQALVDCYELSNSLGKVADDQGTLAEALQEYEQSRKHSVALIQQLSRKAGHIFKSDFDGNRDIKNLEITALLKKVSAVQTGSA from the coding sequence ATGAGAGTTGGAATTGTTGGAGCAGGAATAGCAGGTCTGGCGTTAGCCAATCAATTGCATCAAAAAGGCATCGAAGTTCAAATCTACGAAAAGGCTTCGCGGCTTGAGCCGGTTGGCGCCGGATTCACAATTCAACCTAGTGGCTTTAAGGTTCTCGAGGGGACTGTAGACACTGAATCAGTTCTTGCAACTGCTGCTTTGGTAAATCAATCTCAGATGATGGATGCTGAAGGGAATCTTCTCGCAGTTGACATAATGGAATCGTTAAGTTCCGGTGCGAAATCGTATTCGATACATCGTGGCGATATTCACGAGGCCCTGCTTAAAGACCTTTCGCATGGTGATGTAGTTAAAACCTCGATGAGGGCTACCAATATCAATTCGGACGAGTCTGCGGCGATTATTCAATTTGAAGATGGAACCTCAAGTAGTTTTGACCTAATAATAGGCGCAGATGGAATCCGAAGCGTTGCGCGAAAGTTTGTGAGCCCTGAAGCTAAACTCAACCAAAGTCACGGTATTGCCATTCGAACGTTGGTCCCAAGAAGTCGCGATGACCTACTATTTCACAATTTCAGAGCGTGGATGGGGCAAGGAAAGGTAGTCCTAACTTATCCGGTTAGAGGGGGCGAGTTTCTTAACATTGCATGTTATACCGACGGACTACCTCAAATCGACGGTTCATGGTCGCGCCCCGTAAAACCTGACTGGTTGCGGAATGAGTTTCGAGGTTGGGATCCCTCATTGACGAGCCTTTTAGCGCGAGCGGATAGTTGTTTTAGTTGGAATTTGGCCGACATCGAAAAACTCCAAAACTGGAATCGGAAGCGAGTGGTGTTGGTTGGTGATGCCGCACATGCAATGGTTCCGTACTTAGGCCAGGGTGCTAATCAGGCGCTAGTCGATTGCTATGAGTTGTCGAATTCTCTGGGCAAGGTAGCCGACGATCAAGGTACATTGGCTGAGGCTCTTCAAGAATATGAACAATCTCGGAAGCACTCCGTGGCACTTATACAGCAATTGTCTCGGAAGGCTGGGCATATTTTCAAATCAGATTTCGATGGAAATCGAGACATCAAAAACCTTGAGATTACGGCGCTTTTGAAAAAAGTTTCCGCTGTCCAGACAGGAAGTGCATAG
- a CDS encoding PaaI family thioesterase, with product MKIEIAEMRAREKLSSLLSKSMTSGFDKKLNLTYLEVRSARVHATVSVDGTLHQPAGIVHGGVMASIVEAVGSAGGYAWLIDRGSEDIFVGTTNTTDFLKSTSDGVLEAIGEPIHQGKRSQVWRIEIKQIETGATICVGTLRGQNIPSRQRG from the coding sequence ATGAAAATTGAGATTGCTGAAATGCGGGCACGCGAAAAGCTCAGTTCTTTGTTGTCCAAGAGCATGACAAGTGGCTTCGATAAGAAGCTAAACCTTACATACCTAGAAGTACGTTCGGCTCGCGTTCACGCGACGGTATCGGTAGATGGCACTCTTCATCAGCCAGCGGGAATCGTCCATGGAGGCGTGATGGCTTCAATTGTAGAAGCAGTCGGTTCGGCTGGAGGATACGCGTGGCTTATCGACCGTGGCAGTGAAGATATTTTCGTCGGAACCACTAATACAACCGATTTCCTTAAGAGCACTTCTGACGGTGTTTTGGAGGCTATCGGGGAGCCAATTCACCAGGGTAAGCGTAGTCAGGTTTGGCGGATAGAGATTAAGCAGATTGAGACCGGAGCGACAATTTGCGTCGGAACGTTGCGCGGGCAGAATATTCCGTCGCGTCAAAGGGGATGA